One window of the Mycobacterium haemophilum DSM 44634 genome contains the following:
- a CDS encoding ABC transporter ATP-binding protein: protein MGVAIEVKGLTKSFGSSRIWEDVTLEIPAGEVSVLLGPSGTGKSVFLKSLIGLLRPERGSILIDGTDIIECSAKELYEIRTLFGVLFQDGALFGSMNLFDNTAFPLREHTKKKESEIRDIVMEKLQLVGLGGDEKKFPGEISGGMRKRAGLARALVLDPQIILCDEPDSGLDPVRTAYLSQLIMDINAQIDATILIVTHNINIARTVPDNMGMLFRKHLVMFGPREVLLTSDEPVVRQFLNGRRIGPIGMSEEKDEATMAEEAALLEAGHHAGGTEEIEGVPPQITATPGMPERKAVARRQARVRAMLHTLPKGAQAAILDDLEGTHKYQAHEFGD, encoded by the coding sequence ATGGGCGTTGCGATCGAGGTGAAGGGACTAACCAAGTCCTTTGGATCCTCGAGGATTTGGGAAGACGTCACGCTTGAAATCCCCGCCGGTGAGGTCAGTGTGTTGCTCGGGCCGTCGGGTACCGGCAAATCCGTGTTCTTGAAGTCCCTCATCGGTTTGTTGCGGCCGGAACGTGGCTCGATCCTCATCGATGGCACCGACATCATCGAATGCTCGGCCAAGGAACTCTACGAGATCCGCACCCTGTTCGGCGTGCTGTTCCAGGACGGCGCGCTGTTCGGCTCGATGAACCTCTTCGACAACACCGCGTTCCCGTTGCGTGAGCACACCAAGAAAAAGGAAAGCGAGATCCGTGACATCGTCATGGAGAAGCTGCAGCTGGTCGGCCTCGGTGGGGACGAGAAGAAATTCCCCGGCGAGATCTCCGGCGGTATGCGCAAGCGTGCTGGCCTAGCGCGCGCTTTGGTTCTCGACCCGCAGATCATTCTGTGCGACGAGCCCGACTCAGGTCTGGACCCGGTCCGTACCGCCTACCTGAGTCAGCTGATCATGGACATCAATGCCCAGATCGACGCGACCATCCTGATCGTGACGCACAACATCAACATCGCCCGCACCGTGCCCGACAACATGGGCATGTTGTTCCGCAAGCATCTGGTGATGTTCGGGCCCCGTGAGGTGCTGCTAACCAGCGACGAGCCGGTCGTGCGGCAATTCCTCAACGGCCGCCGCATCGGGCCGATCGGTATGTCCGAGGAGAAGGACGAGGCCACCATGGCCGAAGAGGCGGCCTTGCTCGAAGCGGGCCACCACGCGGGTGGCACCGAGGAAATCGAGGGGGTGCCGCCGCAGATCACCGCGACGCCGGGCATGCCGGAGCGCAAAGCGGTCGCGCGCCGCCAGGCCCGGGTGCGCGCGATGTTGCACACACTGCCCAAGGGCGCCCAGGCGGCGATCCTCGATGACCTCGAGGGCACCCACAAGTACCAAGCGCACGAATTCGGCGACTAA
- a CDS encoding acyl-CoA dehydrogenase family protein, translating into MPDTHVVTNQVPPLLDYNPATSPALIEALIREGGQWGLEKVNEVGAISANHEAQRWGELADRNRPVLHTHDRYGHRVDEVEYDPAYHELMRTAISHGMHAAPWADERPGAHVVRAAMTSVWTVEPGHMCPISMTYAVVPALRCNPELAAVYEPLLTSREYDPELKLATSKRGITAGMSMTEKQGGSDVRAGTTRATPNADGTYSLTGHKWFTSAPMCDIFLVLAQAPAGLSCFLLPRVLPDGTRNRMFLQRLKDKLGNHANASSEVEYSRATAWLVGEEGRGVPTIIEMVNLTRLDCTLGSATSMRTGLTRAIHHAQHRKAFGAYLIDQPLMRNVLADLAVEAEAATMVAMRMAGATDNAVRGNETEALLRRIGLAASKYWVCKRSTPHAAEALECLGGNGYVEDSGMPRLYREAPLMGIWEGSGNVSALDTLRAMATRPECVEVLFGELAGSAGQDSRLDAHVERLRPQLADVETIQYRARKVAEDICLALQGSLLVRYGHPAVVEAFLATRLDGQWGGAFGTLPTGLDLAPILERALVKG; encoded by the coding sequence ATGCCAGACACCCATGTCGTCACCAACCAGGTTCCGCCGCTGCTGGACTACAACCCGGCGACCTCCCCGGCGCTGATCGAGGCCCTAATCCGCGAGGGCGGTCAGTGGGGCCTCGAGAAGGTCAACGAGGTTGGGGCGATTTCCGCCAACCACGAAGCCCAGCGTTGGGGCGAGCTCGCCGACCGCAACCGGCCTGTCCTGCACACCCACGACCGATACGGACACCGCGTCGATGAGGTGGAATACGACCCGGCCTACCACGAGCTGATGCGCACGGCGATCTCCCACGGCATGCACGCTGCGCCGTGGGCCGATGAGCGGCCGGGGGCGCATGTGGTGCGTGCCGCCATGACCTCCGTATGGACCGTCGAGCCGGGGCATATGTGCCCGATCTCGATGACCTACGCTGTTGTCCCAGCGCTGCGGTGCAACCCCGAGCTGGCAGCGGTCTACGAGCCGTTGCTGACCAGCCGCGAGTACGACCCGGAACTGAAACTGGCCACCAGCAAGCGCGGCATCACCGCGGGCATGTCGATGACCGAGAAGCAGGGTGGCTCCGATGTCCGCGCCGGCACCACCCGGGCGACCCCAAACGCCGACGGCACGTACAGCCTCACGGGCCACAAATGGTTCACGTCGGCACCCATGTGCGACATCTTCCTGGTGCTTGCGCAGGCACCGGCCGGGCTGTCGTGCTTTCTGTTGCCGCGGGTGCTCCCCGATGGCACCCGCAACCGGATGTTCTTGCAGCGACTCAAGGACAAGCTCGGTAACCATGCCAACGCCTCAAGTGAGGTTGAATACTCTCGTGCCACTGCCTGGTTGGTCGGTGAAGAGGGACGCGGGGTCCCGACCATTATCGAGATGGTCAACCTCACCCGGTTGGACTGCACCCTGGGCAGTGCCACCAGCATGCGCACCGGCCTGACCCGCGCCATCCACCACGCCCAGCATCGAAAAGCATTCGGCGCCTACCTGATTGACCAGCCGCTAATGCGCAACGTACTGGCGGACCTGGCCGTCGAGGCTGAGGCCGCCACGATGGTCGCGATGCGGATGGCCGGTGCCACCGACAATGCGGTGCGCGGGAACGAGACAGAGGCGCTGCTGCGCCGCATCGGTCTGGCGGCCAGTAAGTATTGGGTGTGCAAGCGTTCCACCCCGCATGCTGCTGAAGCGCTGGAATGCCTGGGCGGCAACGGATATGTGGAGGATTCCGGGATGCCGCGGCTGTACCGCGAGGCGCCGCTGATGGGCATTTGGGAGGGCTCAGGTAACGTCAGCGCCCTAGATACCTTGCGTGCCATGGCAACTCGACCCGAATGCGTCGAGGTGCTATTTGGCGAATTGGCCGGATCCGCGGGTCAGGACTCCCGACTGGACGCCCATGTCGAGCGGCTGCGGCCACAACTGGCCGACGTTGAAACTATCCAGTACCGCGCTCGCAAAGTCGCTGAGGACATCTGCCTGGCGTTGCAGGGGTCGTTGCTGGTGCGCTACGGGCATCCTGCCGTCGTCGAGGCGTTCCTGGCTACCCGGCTCGACGGTCAGTGGGGCGGGGCGTTCGGTACCTTGCCAACCGGGTTGGACCTGGCGCCCATCCTTGAGCGAGCCCTGGTAAAAGGCTGA
- a CDS encoding DNA-directed RNA polymerase subunit beta produces the protein MPDFGQSKTDVSPSQSRPQSSSNNSVPGAPNRISFAKLREPLEVPGLLDVQTDSFEWLIGSPRWRAAAASRGDLKPVGGLEEVLYELSPIEDFSGSMSLSFSDPRFDEVKAPVDECKDKDMTYAAPLFVTAEFINNNTGEIKSQTVFMGDFPMMTEKGTFIINGTERVVVSQLVRSPGVYFDETIDKSTEKTLHSVKVIPSRGAWLEFDVDKRDTVGVRIDRKRRQPVTVLLKALGWTSEQIIERFGFSEIMRSTLEKDNTVGTDEALLDIYRKLRPGEPPTKESAQTLLENLFFKEKRYDLARVGRYKVNKKLGLHAGEPITSSTLTEEDVVATIEYLVRLHEGQSTMTVPGGVEVPVETDDIDHFGNRRLRTVGELIQNQIRVGMSRMERVVRERMTTQDVEAITPQTLINIRPVVAAIKEFFGTSQLSQFMDQNNPLSGLTHKRRLSALGPGGLSRERAGLEVRDVHPSHYGRMCPIETPEGPNIGLIGSLSVYARVNPFGFIETPYRKVVDGVVTDDIEYLTADEEDRHVVAQANSPTKDNGAGAQVFAEPRVLVRRKAGEVEYVASSEVDYMDVSPRQMVSVATAMIPFLEHDDANRALMGANMQRQAVPLVRSEAPLVGTGMELRAAIDAGDVVVAEKSGVIEEVSADYITVMADDGTRRTYRMRKFARSNHGTCANQSPIVDSGDRVEAGQVIADGPCTENGEMALGKNLLVAIMPWEGHNYEDAIILSNRLVEEDVLTSIHIEEHEIDARDTKLGAEEITRDIPNVSDEVLADLDERGIVRIGAEVRDGDILVGKVTPKGETELTPEERLLRAIFGEKAREVRDTSLKVPHGESGKVIGIRVFSREDDDELPAGVNELVRVYVAQKRKISDGDKLAGRHGNKGVIGKILPAEDMPFLPDGTPVDIILNTHGVPRRMNIGQILETHLGWVAKSGWKIDVAGGMPEWAANLPAELLHAEPNQIVSTPVFDGAKEEELQGLLSSTLPNRDGDVMVDGDGKAVLFDGRSGEPFPYPVTVGYMYIMKLHHLVDDKIHARSTGPYSMITQQPLGGKAQFGGQRFGEMECWAMQAYGAAYTLQELLTIKSDDTVGRVKVYEAIVKGENIPEPGIPESFKVLLKELQSLCLNVEVLSSDGAAIELREGEDEDLERAAANLGINLSRNESASVEDLA, from the coding sequence TTGCCAGATTTCGGCCAGAGCAAGACAGACGTAAGTCCTAGCCAGAGTCGCCCCCAAAGTTCGTCCAACAACTCCGTGCCCGGAGCGCCCAACCGAATTTCATTTGCCAAGCTCCGCGAACCGCTTGAGGTTCCGGGGCTGCTTGACGTGCAGACTGATTCGTTCGAGTGGTTGATCGGATCGCCGCGCTGGCGTGCCGCGGCCGCCAGCCGCGGGGATCTCAAGCCGGTGGGTGGTCTCGAAGAGGTGCTCTACGAGCTGTCGCCGATCGAGGACTTCTCCGGCTCCATGTCGCTGTCGTTCTCCGATCCCCGTTTCGACGAAGTCAAGGCGCCGGTCGACGAGTGCAAAGACAAGGACATGACGTACGCGGCCCCGTTGTTCGTCACGGCCGAGTTCATCAACAACAACACCGGTGAGATCAAGAGCCAGACGGTGTTTATGGGCGACTTCCCGATGATGACCGAGAAGGGCACCTTCATCATCAACGGGACCGAGCGTGTCGTCGTGAGCCAGCTGGTGCGCTCCCCGGGTGTGTACTTCGACGAGACGATCGACAAGTCCACCGAGAAGACGCTGCACAGCGTCAAGGTGATTCCCAGCCGCGGTGCCTGGCTGGAATTCGACGTCGACAAGCGCGACACCGTGGGTGTGCGCATCGACCGCAAACGCCGGCAACCCGTCACGGTGCTGCTTAAGGCGCTGGGCTGGACCAGCGAGCAGATCATCGAACGCTTCGGTTTCTCCGAGATCATGCGCTCGACGCTGGAGAAGGACAACACCGTCGGCACCGATGAGGCGCTGCTGGACATCTACCGCAAGCTGCGCCCCGGCGAGCCGCCGACCAAGGAGTCCGCGCAGACGCTGTTGGAGAACCTGTTCTTCAAGGAGAAGCGCTACGACCTGGCCCGGGTTGGTCGTTACAAGGTCAACAAGAAGCTCGGGTTGCACGCCGGTGAGCCGATCACGAGCTCGACGCTGACCGAAGAGGACGTCGTCGCCACCATCGAGTACCTGGTCCGGCTGCATGAGGGTCAGTCGACGATGACCGTTCCAGGTGGCGTCGAGGTGCCAGTGGAAACTGACGACATCGACCACTTCGGCAACCGCCGGCTGCGCACGGTCGGCGAATTGATCCAGAACCAGATCCGGGTCGGCATGTCGCGGATGGAGCGGGTGGTCCGGGAGCGGATGACCACTCAGGACGTCGAGGCGATCACGCCGCAGACGCTGATCAATATCCGGCCGGTGGTGGCCGCGATCAAGGAGTTCTTCGGCACCAGCCAGCTGTCGCAGTTCATGGACCAGAACAACCCGCTGTCCGGCCTAACCCACAAGCGCCGGCTGTCGGCGCTGGGGCCGGGCGGTCTGTCGCGTGAGCGTGCCGGGCTAGAGGTCCGCGACGTGCACCCGTCGCACTACGGCCGGATGTGCCCGATCGAGACCCCGGAGGGGCCGAACATCGGTCTGATCGGCTCGTTGTCGGTGTACGCCCGGGTCAACCCGTTCGGGTTTATCGAGACGCCCTATCGGAAGGTGGTGGACGGGGTCGTCACTGACGACATCGAATACCTCACCGCTGACGAGGAGGACCGCCACGTGGTGGCGCAGGCCAACTCGCCGACGAAGGACAACGGAGCCGGTGCTCAGGTTTTCGCTGAGCCGCGCGTGCTGGTGCGTCGCAAGGCGGGCGAGGTGGAGTACGTGGCCTCGTCCGAGGTGGACTACATGGACGTTTCGCCACGCCAGATGGTGTCGGTGGCCACCGCGATGATCCCGTTCCTCGAGCACGACGACGCCAACCGTGCCCTGATGGGCGCCAACATGCAGCGCCAAGCGGTTCCGCTGGTGCGCAGCGAGGCCCCGCTGGTGGGCACCGGCATGGAGTTGCGCGCGGCCATTGATGCCGGCGACGTTGTCGTCGCGGAGAAGTCCGGGGTGATCGAGGAGGTCTCCGCCGACTACATCACCGTGATGGCCGACGACGGCACCCGGCGGACCTACCGGATGCGTAAGTTCGCTCGCTCCAACCACGGCACCTGCGCCAACCAGTCCCCGATCGTGGACTCCGGGGACCGAGTCGAGGCCGGCCAGGTGATCGCCGACGGTCCGTGCACCGAGAACGGTGAGATGGCGTTGGGCAAGAACCTGCTGGTGGCGATCATGCCGTGGGAGGGCCACAACTACGAGGACGCGATCATCCTCTCCAACCGACTGGTCGAAGAGGACGTGCTCACCTCGATTCACATCGAGGAGCATGAGATCGATGCCCGCGACACCAAGCTGGGCGCCGAGGAGATCACCCGGGACATTCCGAACGTCTCCGATGAGGTGCTCGCCGACTTGGACGAGCGCGGCATCGTGCGCATCGGTGCCGAGGTTCGCGACGGCGACATCCTGGTCGGCAAGGTCACCCCGAAAGGGGAGACCGAGCTGACCCCGGAGGAGCGGCTGCTGCGGGCGATCTTCGGCGAGAAGGCCCGCGAGGTCCGTGACACCTCGCTGAAGGTGCCGCACGGCGAATCCGGCAAGGTGATCGGCATTCGGGTGTTCTCCCGCGAGGACGACGACGAATTGCCCGCCGGCGTCAACGAGCTGGTCCGGGTCTACGTCGCCCAGAAGCGCAAGATCTCCGACGGTGACAAGCTGGCTGGGCGGCACGGCAACAAGGGCGTGATCGGCAAGATCCTGCCGGCCGAGGACATGCCGTTCCTGCCGGACGGCACTCCGGTGGACATCATCCTCAACACCCATGGGGTGCCGCGACGGATGAACATCGGTCAGATCCTGGAAACCCACCTTGGGTGGGTGGCCAAGTCCGGCTGGAAGATCGACGTGGCCGGCGGCATGCCGGAGTGGGCGGCCAACCTGCCTGCGGAGTTGCTGCACGCCGAGCCCAACCAGATCGTGTCGACCCCGGTGTTCGACGGTGCCAAGGAAGAGGAACTGCAGGGCCTGCTGTCCTCGACCTTGCCCAACCGCGACGGCGACGTGATGGTGGACGGCGACGGCAAGGCGGTGCTCTTCGATGGACGCAGCGGTGAGCCGTTCCCGTATCCGGTGACGGTTGGCTACATGTACATCATGAAGCTGCACCACTTGGTGGACGACAAGATCCACGCCCGCTCCACCGGTCCGTACTCGATGATCACCCAGCAGCCGCTGGGTGGTAAGGCACAGTTCGGCGGCCAGCGGTTCGGTGAGATGGAGTGCTGGGCCATGCAGGCCTACGGCGCGGCCTACACGCTGCAGGAGCTGTTGACCATCAAGTCCGACGACACCGTCGGCCGGGTCAAGGTGTACGAGGCGATCGTCAAGGGCGAGAACATCCCCGAGCCGGGCATCCCCGAGTCGTTCAAGGTGCTGCTCAAGGAGCTGCAGTCGCTGTGCCTCAACGTCGAGGTGCTGTCGAGTGACGGTGCGGCGATCGAGCTGCGCGAAGGCGAGGACGAGGACCTCGAGCGGGCCGCGGCCAACCTGGGAATTAACTTGTCCCGCAACGAATCCGCGTCCGTCGAAGACCTCGCCTAA
- a CDS encoding deoxyribonuclease IV, whose amino-acid sequence MLIGSHVSPTDPLAAAEAEGADVVQIFLGNPQSWKAPKPRSDAAVLKAAALPVYVHAPYLINVASANNRVRIPSRKILQQTCDAAADIGAAAVIVHGGHVADDNDLEDGFGRWRKALDQLQTDVPVYLENTAGGDHAMARRFDTIARLWDVIGDTGIGFCLDTCHAWAAGEGLIQAVDRIKAITGRIDLVHCNDSKDEAGSGRDRHANLGSGQIDAELLVAAVKAAGAPVICETADEGRKDDIAFLREKTSG is encoded by the coding sequence GTGCTCATCGGTTCGCATGTCAGCCCAACCGATCCGCTCGCCGCAGCGGAGGCTGAAGGCGCTGACGTCGTGCAGATTTTCCTTGGCAACCCGCAGAGCTGGAAGGCGCCCAAACCGCGTAGCGATGCCGCTGTGCTGAAGGCCGCGGCCCTGCCGGTGTACGTGCACGCGCCCTACTTGATCAATGTCGCGTCGGCGAATAACCGGGTGCGGATCCCATCGCGCAAGATCCTGCAGCAGACTTGTGATGCGGCCGCCGACATCGGTGCTGCCGCCGTGATCGTGCATGGTGGGCACGTCGCCGACGACAATGACCTCGAGGATGGTTTCGGCCGCTGGCGTAAAGCACTCGACCAACTGCAAACCGACGTTCCGGTCTACCTCGAAAACACGGCCGGCGGCGACCACGCGATGGCTCGCCGCTTCGATACCATCGCCCGACTCTGGGATGTCATCGGCGACACCGGGATCGGTTTCTGCCTGGACACCTGTCACGCATGGGCGGCTGGCGAGGGGCTAATTCAAGCTGTGGATCGCATCAAGGCCATCACCGGCCGGATCGACCTGGTGCACTGCAATGATTCCAAGGACGAAGCGGGCTCGGGTCGTGACCGTCACGCCAACTTGGGTAGCGGCCAGATCGATGCCGAGTTGCTGGTAGCAGCCGTCAAGGCAGCGGGTGCGCCGGTGATCTGCGAAACCGCTGACGAGGGCCGCAAGGACGACATCGCGTTCCTGCGCGAAAAGACCAGCGGCTGA
- a CDS encoding DNA-directed RNA polymerase subunit beta': MLDVNFFDELRIGLATAEDIRQWSYGEVKKPETINYRTLKPEKDGLFCEKIFGPTRDWECYCGKYKRVRFKGIICERCGVEVTRAKVRRERMGHIELAAPVTHIWYFKGVPSRLGYLLDLAPKDLEKIIYFAAYVITTVDEEMRHNELSTLEAEMMVERKAVEDQRDADLEARAQKLEADLAELETEGAKADAKRKVRDGSEREMRQLRERAQRELDRLEDIWSTFTKLAPKQLIVDENLYRELVDRYGEYFTGAMGAESIQKLMQNFDIEAEAESLREVIRNGKGQKKLRALKRLKVVAAFQQSGNSPMGMVLDAVPVIPPELRPMVQLDGGRFATSDLNDLYRRVINRNNRLKRLIDLGAPEIIVNNEKRMLQESVDALFDNGRRGRPVTGPGNRPLKSLSDLLKGKQGRFRQNLLGKRVDYSGRSVIVVGPQLKLHQCGLPKLMALELFKPFVMKRLVDLNHAQNIKSAKRMVKRQRPQVWDVLEEVIAEHPVLLNRAPTLHRLGIQAFEPMLVEGKAIQLHPLVCEAFNADFDGDQMAVHLPLSAEAQAEARILMLSSNNILSPASGRPLAMPRLDMVTGLYYLTTEVDGDKGEYVAAAKDRPESGVYSSPAEAIMAADRGVLSVRAKIKVRLTQLRPPADIEAERFGANGWHPGDPWMADTTLGRVMFNELLPLGYPFVNKQMHKKVQASIINDLAERYPMIVVAQTVDKLKDAGFYWATRSGVTVSMADVLVPPRKKEILDHYEDRADKVEKQFQRGALNHDERNEALVEIWKEATDEVGQALRDHYPVDNPIITIVDSGATGNFTQTRTLAGMKGLVTNPKGEFIPRPVKSSFREGLTVLEYFINTHGARKGLADTALRTADSGYLTRRLVDVSQDVIVREHDCQTERGIVVELAERAAGVDGKASLIRDPYIETSAYARTLGTNAVDEAGNVIVARGEDLGDPEIDALLAAGITQVKVRSVLTCTTGTGVCATCYGRSMATGKLVDIGEAVGIVAAQSIGEPGTQLTMRTFHQGGVGEDITGGLPRVQELFEARVPRGKAPIADVTGRVRLEDGERFYKITIVPDDGGEEVVYDKLSKRQRLRVFKHEDGSERVLSDGDHVEVGQQLMEGSADPHEVLRVQGPREVQIHLVREVQEVYRAQGVSIHDKHIEVIVRQMLRRVTIIDSGATEFLPGSLIDRAEFEAENRRVVAEGGEPAAGRPVLMGITKASLATDSWLSAASFQETTRVLTDAAINCRSDKLNGLKENVIIGKLIPAGTGINRYRNIAVQPTEEARAAAYTIPSYEDQYYSPDFGQATGAAVPLDDYGYSDYR, encoded by the coding sequence GTGCTAGACGTCAACTTCTTCGATGAACTCCGCATCGGCCTGGCTACCGCGGAGGACATCAGGCAGTGGTCCTACGGCGAGGTGAAGAAGCCGGAGACCATCAACTACCGCACGCTCAAGCCGGAGAAGGACGGCCTGTTCTGCGAGAAGATCTTCGGACCGACTCGCGACTGGGAGTGCTACTGCGGCAAGTACAAGCGGGTGCGTTTCAAGGGCATCATCTGTGAGCGCTGTGGCGTCGAGGTGACTCGCGCCAAGGTGCGCCGTGAGCGGATGGGCCACATCGAGCTGGCCGCACCCGTCACGCACATCTGGTACTTCAAGGGTGTGCCGTCGCGGCTGGGCTACCTACTTGACCTGGCCCCGAAGGACCTCGAGAAGATCATCTACTTCGCCGCGTACGTGATCACCACGGTCGACGAGGAGATGCGGCACAACGAGCTGTCGACGCTCGAGGCCGAAATGATGGTGGAGCGCAAGGCCGTTGAGGACCAGCGCGACGCCGACCTGGAAGCTCGTGCCCAGAAACTAGAGGCCGACCTGGCCGAGCTGGAGACCGAGGGCGCCAAGGCGGACGCCAAGCGCAAGGTCCGCGACGGCAGTGAGCGCGAGATGCGCCAGCTCCGCGAGCGCGCGCAGCGTGAGCTGGACCGGCTGGAAGACATTTGGAGCACCTTCACCAAACTGGCTCCCAAGCAGCTGATCGTTGACGAGAACCTCTACCGTGAGCTGGTCGACCGCTACGGCGAGTACTTCACTGGCGCCATGGGCGCGGAGTCGATTCAGAAGCTGATGCAGAACTTCGACATCGAGGCTGAGGCCGAGTCGCTGCGTGAGGTGATCCGAAACGGCAAGGGGCAAAAGAAGCTTCGGGCGTTGAAGCGACTGAAGGTGGTCGCTGCCTTCCAGCAGTCCGGCAACTCGCCAATGGGCATGGTGCTCGACGCGGTCCCGGTCATCCCGCCGGAGCTACGTCCGATGGTGCAGCTCGACGGTGGCCGGTTCGCCACGTCCGACCTGAACGACCTGTACCGCCGGGTGATCAACCGCAACAACCGGCTGAAGAGGTTAATTGACCTCGGAGCTCCTGAAATTATTGTCAACAACGAGAAGCGGATGCTGCAGGAGTCCGTGGACGCGCTGTTCGACAATGGCCGTCGCGGCCGGCCCGTCACCGGGCCGGGCAACCGTCCACTCAAGTCGCTGTCGGATCTACTCAAGGGCAAGCAGGGCCGGTTCCGGCAGAACCTGCTCGGTAAGCGTGTCGACTACTCGGGCCGGTCCGTCATCGTGGTCGGCCCGCAGCTCAAGCTGCACCAGTGCGGTCTGCCCAAGCTGATGGCGCTGGAGCTGTTCAAACCGTTCGTGATGAAGCGGCTGGTTGACCTCAACCACGCGCAAAACATCAAGAGCGCCAAGCGAATGGTGAAACGTCAGCGTCCGCAGGTGTGGGACGTGCTCGAAGAGGTCATCGCTGAGCATCCGGTGCTATTAAACAGGGCACCGACGCTCCATAGACTGGGTATCCAGGCTTTCGAGCCAATGCTGGTGGAAGGCAAGGCCATCCAGCTGCACCCATTGGTGTGTGAGGCGTTCAACGCCGACTTTGATGGGGACCAGATGGCCGTGCACCTGCCGCTGTCCGCCGAGGCGCAGGCCGAGGCCCGCATCCTGATGCTGTCCTCCAACAACATCCTGTCGCCGGCCTCTGGCCGTCCACTGGCCATGCCGCGACTGGACATGGTGACCGGGCTGTACTACCTGACCACCGAGGTCGACGGCGATAAAGGCGAATACGTTGCGGCAGCCAAGGATCGTCCAGAGTCGGGTGTGTACTCCTCGCCGGCCGAAGCGATCATGGCGGCCGACCGCGGGGTGCTTTCGGTGCGGGCCAAGATCAAGGTGCGGCTAACCCAGCTGCGTCCGCCGGCCGACATCGAGGCGGAGCGGTTCGGCGCCAACGGCTGGCATCCGGGCGACCCGTGGATGGCCGACACCACGTTGGGTCGGGTGATGTTCAACGAGCTACTGCCGCTGGGTTACCCGTTCGTGAACAAGCAGATGCACAAGAAGGTGCAGGCTTCCATCATCAACGACCTGGCAGAGCGCTACCCGATGATCGTGGTCGCGCAGACCGTCGACAAGCTCAAGGACGCCGGCTTCTACTGGGCGACCCGCAGCGGTGTCACTGTTTCCATGGCCGACGTGTTGGTGCCGCCGCGCAAGAAGGAGATCCTCGACCACTACGAGGACCGTGCGGACAAGGTCGAAAAGCAGTTCCAGCGCGGCGCTTTGAACCACGACGAACGCAACGAGGCGCTGGTGGAGATCTGGAAGGAAGCCACCGACGAGGTCGGTCAGGCGCTGCGGGACCACTACCCGGTCGACAACCCGATCATCACGATCGTCGACTCCGGTGCCACGGGTAACTTCACCCAGACCCGGACGCTGGCCGGCATGAAGGGTCTGGTGACCAACCCGAAGGGTGAGTTCATTCCGCGTCCGGTCAAGTCGTCCTTCCGCGAGGGCCTGACCGTGCTGGAGTACTTCATCAACACCCACGGCGCTCGAAAGGGCTTGGCGGACACCGCGTTGCGTACCGCCGACTCGGGGTACCTGACCCGTCGTCTGGTGGACGTGAGCCAGGATGTCATCGTCCGCGAACACGACTGCCAGACCGAGCGCGGCATCGTCGTCGAGCTGGCCGAGCGTGCGGCTGGGGTTGATGGTAAGGCCAGTCTCATCCGCGACCCGTACATCGAAACATCGGCATACGCACGGACTTTGGGCACCAACGCGGTCGACGAGGCGGGCAACGTGATCGTCGCGCGCGGTGAGGATCTGGGTGACCCGGAGATCGACGCCTTGCTGGCGGCGGGCATCACGCAGGTCAAGGTGCGCTCGGTGCTGACCTGCACCACCGGCACCGGTGTGTGCGCGACGTGTTACGGGCGGTCGATGGCCACCGGCAAGCTGGTCGACATCGGTGAGGCCGTCGGCATCGTGGCCGCCCAATCCATCGGTGAGCCCGGCACCCAGCTGACCATGCGTACCTTCCACCAGGGTGGTGTCGGTGAGGACATCACCGGCGGTCTGCCCCGGGTTCAGGAGCTGTTCGAGGCCCGGGTGCCGCGCGGCAAGGCGCCGATCGCCGACGTCACCGGACGGGTCCGCCTCGAGGACGGGGAGCGCTTCTACAAGATCACCATCGTTCCCGACGATGGCGGCGAAGAAGTCGTCTACGACAAGCTGTCCAAGCGGCAACGGCTGCGGGTGTTCAAGCACGAAGACGGTTCCGAGCGGGTGCTCTCCGACGGTGACCACGTCGAGGTGGGTCAGCAGCTGATGGAAGGCTCGGCCGACCCGCACGAGGTGCTGCGGGTGCAGGGCCCGCGCGAGGTGCAGATCCACCTGGTCCGCGAGGTCCAGGAGGTCTACCGGGCCCAAGGCGTGTCGATCCACGACAAGCACATCGAGGTGATCGTGCGCCAGATGCTGCGCCGGGTCACCATCATCGACTCGGGCGCGACGGAGTTCCTGCCCGGCTCGCTGATCGACCGTGCGGAGTTCGAGGCCGAGAACCGTCGGGTGGTGGCCGAGGGGGGTGAGCCCGCCGCCGGTCGTCCGGTGTTGATGGGTATCACCAAGGCGTCGCTGGCCACCGACTCGTGGCTTTCCGCAGCGTCGTTCCAGGAGACCACGCGGGTGCTGACCGATGCGGCGATCAACTGCCGCAGCGACAAGCTCAACGGTCTGAAGGAGAACGTGATCATCGGAAAGTTGATCCCGGCTGGCACCGGTATCAACCGCTACCGCAACATCGCGGTGCAGCCCACCGAGGAGGCCCGCGCCGCGGCCTACACGATCCCGTCCTACGAGGATCAGTACTACAGCCCGGACTTCGGCCAGGCCACCGGTGCTGCCGTTCCGCTGGACGACTACGGCTACTCGGATTATCGCTAA